The genomic interval TCAATTATCATGATTTTACGATGGTTTCGATAATTGATATTTAAAAATTTTCGTTTTAATTTAATGAAAGGAATGATTTCTCCTCCAAGTTTAATAAAATTATTAAAATATTTCTTTTTCATTTGAAAGGAACCTAATGAATCATATAATATTTTAACATCTACATTTTGTTTTAATTTCTCTTCCAATTTTTTAATTATTGATTTACCTATTTGATCTGTATTAAAAGTATAAAAACTAATATGAATATAATGTTCAGCTCGTTCAATTTCTTCAAACATATCTTCAAATAATAAATCACCATTATTAAATAACCTAACTTCATTATGTTGAGTTACTGTAATTGATTTAACCGTTTGAATATGTTTTTCATCAATTTCTCTTTTTTTTATCAATTGACGTCTAATTTGTTCATCAGAAACAATTAACAAATAGATAAACGGTGTGAAAAAAGGAAAAATAATAATTAATAGAAATGTGTATGTCATATTTGAAAGGTTAATATTTTGCTTGAATAATATTTTTAGCCCGAAAAAAAAATTTAACAAGTAAATTGCGATAAGGATATATAATAAGTGATCCATAAACTACCTTCCTTATATAAAAAAGTATCTTAATATAGATAATTCTATATTAAGATACCAAATTTTTTAAAATATATGTATTCTTTATTTCATTTGTAAGATTTGTTTAGCGATTGATAAGTAGACCAATCCATTAGGTTCATCTAGACCATAGATTGAGTGATGACCGGTCGTTGGTTGTGCAATTTCTAGTTGTCCTAAAAGAGGAACATCTAATTGTTTTGCGACTACTTCTCCGCCACCTTGACCAAATATGAGCTCATGTTTCTTGTTTTCAGGATTACTAAAGTATGACATGTTTTCAATGACACCAATAATTTCATGTTTTAATTGTCTTGCTCCAAAACCTGCTTTAACAGCGATTGTAGAAGCAGTAGGGTGAGGAGTTGTCACAACAATCATTTCACATTGAGGAATTAGTGATTGAATATCTAATGCTACATCGCCTGTTCCTGGAGGTAAGTCTACAAAAATATATTCAATATCATCACTCCAATTGACATCATATAAGAAATGTTCAAGCATTTTGTGAAGCATGGGTCCACGCCACATTAATGGCTTATTATCATCAATAAAGAAAGCAGTTGATATGACTTCAACATTGAATTTTTCAAAAGGGATAATTTTTTCATCTTCGGTACCTTTAGGATGAATTATATCTAAGTCCATTACACTTGGGATGGATGGGCCATAAATATCTGCATCAATAAGACCAACTTTATGACCTAATTTCGCAAAAGTTACCGCTAAATTAGCAGTAATGGTAGATTTACCAACCCCACCTTTTCCTGATGCAATTCCTATATAACGAACTTTTTTTTCTTTATCTAAGACTGTACCTTTTTCCTTAGAATTCAATTCTTCAATTTCTAATTTTAATCCAGAAAAGCCTAAGTCTAATTTAATCAATTTTGTTAATTGTACTTTAAACTGTTTTGCTTCATTGGTATCTTTTTTTTCAAGCGCAATAACCATAACTGCTTTATTATTTTCTTCATCAATGCCAACATAGCGAATACCACCGGTTGCTTTTAAGGTTTTATTACATGTTGGATCAATTAATGTTTCAATTTTTTCTTGTAATAGTTCTTTTGAAACCATATTATCATCCTTTCAGTTTTCTTCTTTATTATTTTATCACTATCATCTGTAAAAATAAACCAATATACTTTAAATTAATCAGGATAAATTATAGGTATTTTTCTTTCTCTTTCACAATCAACTAGATGGTATATTTCACTTGCCCGTAAATCTATTTTTAATAAATTATGATTGTTTCTATTTTTATTCGTTATGATAGGTACTTGACTAGTTTTTTTGAGTTGCTTTATATCATGGGTTTTCTTTTCTTTAAATCCTAAAATACGTACATATTGAGGCCCATTCCATATATTCCATTTTTGAACTTCTTCTTTTGTTACATGGTTTAAGACATGGGTTAATAAACGCTGGATTTTCCCTTTTGTATAGCGTTTAGATACTAATGAGGAAACGAATTGATTATAATTAGTTTCTTTTTTAATATGTTGAATCATCGCATTTTCTATGCCTTCGTTTATATCATGAATTTCCTTTAGAGCATGTTTTTGACTGGTTATTTGATATTTTAAATAAGGAAAATAATCATTCCAATAGTGGAGTTTTGTCTTGTTCAACATTTGTTTAGTATAATCAGGTATCACATGATCTACATTTTCTTTTTTCATTAACGCCTTTCGAATACTTGTTGCACTAGCGATTTCCTCATGAAGGATTTCTTGATCGTTATAATTAGATTTTCTTCGTTTAATCGTCTTAAATGCGATATTTTTATTGATATGAAGTATATTTCTGATGTATTGAATCCCTAATAAATCATTTGCTAAAAGATCTGTATTTTTATTTGTGATTATTTTTAGTGCTTTACTACAAGCTTCAGGATAACTATAACCATCATTCATAATACTTTTTAATAATTCATTAAAATGTGGATGATCAATCTTTGTTGCTAGTTCTAATAAAGTACTACTATCATTTGATTCGCTTCCAAAAATTATCTCATCAACACCACAATGATTTAAAATAGAGATAGCACCTAAACTAAATAAATCAGCATGAGAAACTGCATATAGATATGGTAATTCAACAACAACATCCACACCAGCTTGTAAAGCAAGTTTCGTACGAATTTCCTTACTGATAAGACTAGGTTGTCCACGCTGAACAAAATTACCACTCATAACAGCGATTAATAAATCACATCCACTTATTTTTTTAACTTGATTAAGGTGATATACATGTCCATTATGTAAAGGATTGTATTCAACAATAATACCACAAATTTTCATAATCTCACCACACCTGTTAGAATTACTTCTCATTATAATATTATCTTTACAATTAGTAAATATTTAATACTAAATTAAAAATGATTAAGACTAAATGAATGGAGATGTGTTATAATAAAAAAGTATAAATTTATACGAACTCTATAAAAAAAGTTGACATTTTCGTATAAAAAATATATAATTTTACTGTTGTATAGAGGTGATTATCTTGAAGTATTATATCAATGAATTGATGAAACATGGCACAACACCATTTGAAATCAATGAATCAGTAGATTTTTCTTCAATTGCTTCACAACATCACGAGATAAGAAAAATGTCTAAAGTTGTAATTGCAGGTAAAGGACAATTATCAGGTGAAGATGTGATATTTGATTTAAATATTAAATGTGATTTAATATTGCCTTGTGCCTTAACATTAGAGGATGTTAAATATCACATGGATTTTGATACCAAAGAATTCTTTACCTTTAAAGAGCATGCTAAAGAGGAAGATTATGACTATGATATGACAATCGTTAAAGGTCAAACGATTGAAATAGCACCTGTTATTTGGCAAAATATTATTGTTAATATTCCTCAACGTGTTGTTAGTGAAAATGCATATAACAAGATGCCTAAAGAAGGAGAAAATTGGCAAATAGTTGATGAAAATAATCAGGAAAATAAAATCGATCCTCGATTTTCTATATTGAAAGACCTACTAAAAAAATAAAGAGGAGGTGCTAACAATGGCTGTACCTTTTAGACGTACATCAAAAACTGCTAAACGTAAAAGAAGAAGTCATTTCAAAATTTCTATTCCAGGAATGGTAAAATGTCCTAATTGTGGTGAATATGTAAAACCTCATCATGTTTGTGGTGAATGTGGACACTATAACGGAAAAGAAGTTATATCTGTTGAAACTTCTGAATAATGAAGCGCGTTGAGTAATCAGCGCCTTTTTTATTGTTTTATTTATCTGAAATCATAGACGAAAATATATTCCAAAAATTGACAATATTATTGAAAAATGATGTCATTAGTTATATTTGTTGAATTTAAGTGTGTTGAGTAATCAGCACATTTTTTATATATAGTTACATTATTTCAATGTGCAACCATTGATTTGTAAAAAAATGTCGAAATTTTTGTATCAATAAAAGTCAACATTTATTGAAAAATGATGTCAATATATAATATAATGTAATCAAATTTAACAAATAAAGTATAATTATAAACAATAGAGGTGATACTTATGCCACTTGATGAAACCATAATCTCAATTACTTATCAATCCTTATTATTATTTGTTTTAATTATGGCTCTTAGCTTTTTATATAAAGGAAAAACCTATACTCAATATTATAAAAAAAGTTTAATCATTTTATTACCAGTTAATCTGGTGATATTTTTAATGTACTTTTTAGGTATTTCCCAATTATTATCTGTTTTTATCATCATTTTTACATTAAATATTATCTATTTAGGATTAAAAAATGCGCTTTTTCTTTACTTATTCTTAGTATTGGAAAATTTATTGTTTGTTTCAAATTATACTCTATTAATAGCCTACCTTTTTATGATATTAATTACCCATTTTAACTTAAATTTGATTAAAAATTACCGAAAAAAAATAACTGTTGGCTATTTTTTATCATTTGTCTTTTTAAATGCAGAACTATTTTTATCTCACCTTACTTATGATTACTATGTTCTGTATAATATTTCATGTTTTATCATTTGGACTTTAATTATTCATCTTGTTTTATTCTTAAATAAAAGAAATCGGAATATTGTTTTACATAAAGTAAATCTATTTAATGATAAAAAGACAAATATAAGTAATTATTGTTGTTTGCTAAATCAGTCCTTACAATTTTTAAAGAATAAGGATACTAATATTTCACTAATTTTAATTAATATTGATCGATTAAAAGCGATTAATAAATTGTATGGAGATTACTGTGGTGATCAAGTGATAAAAATTGTAGCTAATAGTATAAAAAAGAATGTAGAAGAATATGGAAATGTTTATCGGTTAGATGGAGATACATTTTGTGTTGTTTCTATAAATGAAAAATTTAAAATGATGCAAACTATTTCTGAAAGAATTAGATTAGAAGTTGCGATAAAAGATTTAATTATTGATAATAATAAGATTAATCTCTCTGTTTCTATCGGAGGGTATTATGGTAAGATAGAGAGTAAAAACATCGATGATTATATCGAAGTAGCATATGATTCATTATTAAATTCAAAATACAATGGAAGAAATCGTGTCTTCTTAAATAACCACATGGATTATTATCCTAAGGTAATGTAATTTTTTGAAAGATATGGTATAATATTCCACACGGAGGTAATGAATATGAAATTAAATAAATTTATTGACCACACAGCATTAAAACCACAAACAACGGTACAAGACATTGTTAAATTGTGTGAAGAAGCAAAAAAATATGATTTTAAATCAGTTTGTGTAAATCCTACGCATATTCAACATGCGAAAGAATTATTGAAAGGGACTGATGTATTAGTTTGTACAGTCATTGGTTTTCCTTTAGGGGCAAACACAATTGAAACAAAAGTATTTGAAACCCAAGATGCTATTACTAAAGGTGCAGATGAAATTGATATGGTCATTAATATTGGTAGAGCAAAAATTAATGACTTTGAATATATTGAAAAAGAGATTCGTTCTGTAGTAGAAAGTAGCACTGGTAAAACAGTTAAAGTTATTTTAGAGACTTGTCTGTTATCAGATGAAGAAATCGTAAGATGTTGTCAAGCAGCCAAAGATGCTAAAGCTCAATTCGTTAAAACCTCAACTGGATTCTCTACTGGTGGAGCAACCGTACATGACATTCAATTAATGAGAAAAACTGTAGGCGAGTTAATGGGTGTTAAAGCATCTGGTGGTGTTAGAAGTAAAAAAGATTGTCTTGAAATGATTGAAAATGGGGCAACAAGAATTGGTGCTTCTAGTGGTGTTAAAATCATGGAAGATGAAACAGTAAGTGATGATACTAATTATTAGGAGGAATAAAAGATGACTATACCTACCCCCCATATTGAAACAAAAGAAGCAAATTTGATTGCTGAAACGGTACTTCTTCCAGGAGATCCGTTACGCGCTAAATTTATCGCAGAAAACTTTTTAGAAGATGTGAAGCAATTTAACGCAGTACGAAATATGTTTGGTTTTACAGGAACTTATAAAGGGAAAAAAATATCTGTGATGGGTTCAGGCATGGGGATGCCTTCTATAGGGATATATAGCTATGAATTAATTCATTTTTATGGAGTGAAAAACTTAATTCGTGTTGGATCTTGTGGAGCAATGCAACCGAATATGAAACTATATGATTTAGTATTTGGAATGAGTGCTTCAACAAATTCTAATTATTTACATCAATATCAATTGCCAGGAACATATGCTCCTACTGCTAGTTTTGAACTTTTACAAAAAGCAGTCAACCAAGCCGAAAAATTTCAATATCCATATCATGTAGGAAGCATTTTATCTAGTGATGTATTCTATGATGATGATAATGAAAGTTGGAAAAAATGGGCTAAAATGGGTGTTTTATCTGTTGAAATGGAAGCAGCTGCTTTATATGCAAATGCTGCCAGAGCAGGTGTAAACGCTTTAACAATATTGACTGTATCAGATTCATTAGTTACACATGAATTAACTTCATCTGCTGAAAGACAAACAGCTTTCACAAAGATGATGGAAGTAGCTTTAGAGTTAGCTTAATATAAAAATAACTTAAGGTTGGTAACTTCTACCAACCTTTATATATTGTAAAATTTTATTATTTGCGAATAATATGTAGTAGGATTAAACGAGGTGAAATAATGCAACGGATAAATTATAAGATTAATGGACTAAATGTTATTTTTATTAAAACTGATAAATTTAAAACAACTGATTTTATACTAAATTTTCGTAATTATTTAAATGGAGATACGGTTACAAAAAGAGCCTTAATTCCATATGTTTTAAAAGCTGGAACTCAAAATTATTCAACCAAAAAAGAAATTAATGAAAAATTAGAAACCCTTTATGGAGCTTCTTTAGGTATTTCAATTAATAAACAAGGGTTAATGCAAATTCTTTCGATGCGAATGTCTATAATAAATGATACTTATTTAATGACTAATTCAACATTATTAGAGGATGCTTTTCAATTTTTCCATGAGGTAATTTTTAATCCAAAATGTGAAAACAATGTTTTTTCTGAAAAAATTGTTTCAGAAGAAAAACGTTTATTAAAGGCACAATTTAATGCTTTATATGATGATAAAATTCGTTATGCTTATGATAAATTAATTGAAGAAATGTGTAAGGATGAAAATTATCGAATTAAGGCATTAGGACGTATTGAAGATATCGATTCTATTGACCCATCAAATCTTTATTCAGTTTACCAAGATATTTTAAAGAATGATACAGTTGATTTACTAGTGATTGGTGATATCGATAAAGAACGACTTAAAGGTTTAATTGAAAAACATTTATCTTTTAATGACCGTCAAGAAATTAAAGAAGTGGTTGATACACAAACTAAAGAAATTGATAAAGTGAATAAAATAGTTGAGTCTCAAGAACTTAACCAAGCAAAACTAAATATTGGTTTTAGAACAAATGTTAATGGAAAAGATAATGATTATTATCATTTACTTTTAATGAATGCGATGTTAGGTGTCTATCCTCATTCATTACTATTTAGAAATGTTAGAGAAAAAGCAAGTTTATGTTATTACATATCAAGTAATATCGATAAAGCTAAAGGAATTATGATTATCTATGCAGGAATAAATAAAAAAGATTTTGATCAAGCATATAAACTGGTTTTAGATCAGATTAATAAATTAATCACCGGTGATTTTGATGAAGCACTTATGAATAATTCTTCAAAAGCATTAGTAAATGATTTACTACAAATGAGTGATAATCCAATAGCAGTACTTGCAAGTGAATACTCACATTTACTCTATGATGAAATCTTTGATATCAATTCAATTATCGAAAAAATAAAAGCAGTCACAAAAGAAGATATACAAAAAGTTGCACAAAAATTAAAAGAAGACACAATCTTCTTTCTTACTAAAGAAGAGGTGAATGAGTAATGGAAAAAATGGTTTATGATAATCTAAAAGAAACGGTTTATTATGAGAAATTAGATAATGGATTAGAAGTATATATGCTACCTAAAAAAGGGTTTAATAAGTTTTATGCTACTTTTACAACGAAGTATGGCTCAATTGATAACACCTTTATACCAATTGGGAAAAAGGACTATATAACAGTTCCAGATGGTATCGCTCACTTTTTAGAACATAAAATGTTTGAAAGTGAATCAGGGGATGCCTTCGAGAAATTTACTGAGTATGCTGCTAATTCAAATGCCTATACTGCTTTTAATAGAACAGCTTATTTATTTTCTTGTACTTCCTATTTTGAAGAAAATTTAAATTTATTGCTTGATTTTGTTCAAGATCCGTATTTTACAGATCAAAACGTTGATAAAGAAAAAAATATTATCGCTCAAGAAATCAGTATGTATGATGATAATCCTGATTGGCAATTATATTTTGGAACCATTGAAAATATGTTTAAAGAAAATGGCGTAAGGGTAGATATAGCTGGAACAGAAGAATCAATCTATCAAATCACAAAAGAATTATTATATGAGTGTTATAATACTTTCTATCATCCTGCAAATATGTTGTTATTTGTTGTAGGAGATATGGATATTGACCAGACCATTGAACTTATAAGAAATAATCAAAGTAAAAAAGATTTCAAACCATTTGAAAAAGTAGAGAAGAAATTTGTTTTTGAATCTAATGAAGTTAATCAAAAACAAACCCTTACCAAAATGGATGTTTCAACACCAAAAGTGGCTGTTGGAATAAAAAATAATGAATCAAGATTCCAAGGTAAGGAATTAATGAAATATGAAATAGCTTTAGATATTATTTTTGACTATTTATTTAGTAAAAGTTCAACTAATTATCAGCAATTACTCGATGATGCATTAATAAATAATACCTTCAGTTATGAGTTAACAATAGAATATTCTTATGGATTTGGTATCATTAGTAGTGATACTGAAAAACCAGATGAGTTAACTAAACGCTTGAAAGATATATTAATCAACGCAAGACATATGAAAATGAGTGAAGAAGAGTTTACGAGAAGAAAAAATAAATTATTAGGTGCTTCAATAAAGTCATTCAATTCGCCTGATGCTATCGCAAATTCATTTACAAGATATAAATTTAATGGAATGAATATGTTTGATGCGATTAAAGAATATGAAAAATTAACATTGGCTGATATAGAAGAAGTACTTCCATTCTTTGATGAAAGAGCGATTACTACAAAAGTTATTATGCCTAAATAGTATCATTGAAAAACTGTGTTAGCGATAATACAGTTTTTTATATCTGTTTCATTTTGTATTTTTTTCTATTCGCTTTAAATCTTAGATGTGTTATAATAGAATAATAACAGTAAATGGAGGATATGATGAAACAATATATAGATTTATGTCGACATATTTTAGATAAAGGTACCCTAAAAGAAGATAGAACAAGTACGGGAACTATCTCAACATTTGGTTATCAAATGCGATTTGATTTAGCGAAAGGGTTTCCTCTGTTAACAACAAAAAAATTACATTTAAAATCGATTATCCATGAATTATTGTGGTTTATTTCAGGTGATACAAATATCAAATATTTACAAGAAAATGGGGTAAGAATTTGGAATGAATGGGCAGCTGATAATGGAGATTTAGGTCCTGTCTATGGACATCAATGGCGTCATTGGGATTCATCTGATGGATCAGTGATTGATCAATTATCTGATGTGATTAAGCAAATAAAAACAAATCCTAATTCCAGACGTATGATTGTATCAGCATGGAATGTAGGTGATTTAAATAAAATGGCACTACCACCATGTCATTTGTTATTTCAATTTTACGTGAATGATAATAAATTGTCCTGCCAATTGTATCAACGTTCTGCTGATGTATTTTTAGGTGTTCCATTTAATATTGCATCTTATAGTTTATTAACAATGATGATTGCACAGGTTTGTGATTTAGAATTAGGGGAATTTATTCATACCATAGGTGATGCTCATCTTTATCAAAATCACCTTGAACAAGTCAATATTCAATTATCAAGAGAGCCTCGTGACTTACCACAAATGGAAATTAATTCAGAAATCAAATCAATCTTTGATTTTAAATATGAGGATTTCAAATTAAAAAATTATAATCCTCATCCACATATAAAGGGAAAGGTTAGTGTCTAATATGTTGTCCATTATTGTAGCGTTTGATAAAAATCAATTGATTGGCAAAGATAATAAAATGCCTTGGCATTATCCTGAGGATTTAAAGTATTTTAAAGAAGTAACGTGGGGGAAAAAGGTAGTGATGGGTAGTAATACTTATCAATCCATTCTTGATTATTTACATAAACCATTACCTAATAGGCATAATATTGTTATTACTTCTAAAAAAGATAAATATCCTGAGATAGAATGCTATGAAAGTATTGAACATTTTTTAAGACAATATCACAAATCTACAGAAGAGATATTTATAATTGGCGGTAAAATGATTTATGAACAATTTATTAATCTTGTTGATCGTTTATATATAACCCATATAGATAAAACATTTGAAGGAGATACTTATTTTCCTCATTTTGATAAAGAGGATTTTAAAATTATAAACAAAAAATCAAGAGAAGAACTTAGTTTTATTATTTATGAAAGAAAGGTACAAGATAATGAATAGAGTCTATATAATGCCCAAAATAATTATTGTAACATTTATTATACTATATGTTTTTTATCCATTGACTTGGTTAAATCTTCTTATATCAATACTAATCTCAATTGGAATTGTTTTTGTGTATCAAGTATTAGAAATTACACTTCGTGGTAAATATTATATGTATTTAATTAATAAAGGTAAAGCTGTAGCAAACGAAAAAATTTACAAAACGATGCATTTATATGGTAAACTAGTTAACATTATATTAAGAATGAATGTAACTGTTTATAATTATGAACGATTTGACCCAAATAAAGCTTATTTAATTACACCTAATCATCAGAGTAATATTGATGCTACAATCATGGCAGAAACTTTTAAAGACCCAATTAGTTTTGTAGCGAAAATAGCCCTTTCTAGAATCATTGTTGTAAGAGATTGGATGAAATTATCAGGGTGTTTCTTTTTAGATAAAAATGATATGCGGAGTCAAATCAAAGTAATGAAACAAGTAGAAGGTAAGTTAAATCAGAGGAATAGTTTCGTTATTTTCCCAGAAGGTAAACGCTCATTCACACCAGAGATGAATGAATTTAAATCAGGGACATTTAAAATGGCAACTAAAACGAAGGCGGATATTTTACCTGTAACTATTAATCATGCTCACAAACTAAAAAACAACTACCCATGGCGTAAAACAGAAATTCAAGTTTATATTCATGATGCTATTTCTTATGAAACCTATCAAGATATGAGTACACAAGAAATTGCTACAATGGTTCAAAAGATTGTTGCATCTAAGATTGATTGTGACTAAATTAAAGATAGAAGTAGAAACAATGAATTAAAAATTTAAGTTATTAAGGCTCAAAATGAATTTGAGCTTTTTTTAATGAAAATGATTATTACCTAGGCAATGAGTTTAGTAAATAATTTCTGAAAAGTTCATTTAAGGAAGATTTATATGCACCTTAAAAATATTTGTGTCATAAAATAGATAATGGTTAAACTTTCATCATATTCATGATTTATATATCATAAATTATAATGATAAATAATAAATAGGAGATGAATAGAATGAAATATACAATACCATATGACGATAAGATAACTTTACCTCATATTAAAAAAATTGATAGTATTGGTATTAATGCAGATAACCTATACTATGATGCTAGAGAATTAACAGGTGAAGTTATCATAACAGGAGATTATTTACTAGATAATAGTAATGATGTCATGGAATTTAAGCATGATATTCCTGTATCTTTTTTAATTGATGATGAGTCAATTTCACCACAAATTAATATTTCTAATTTCAAATATGAATTAATTCCTGGAAGAGGGATTGAAGTTGTGTTTGATTTAGATGTAATTTTAACAGAAGAATTAGAGGAAGAAGAAGAGATTGTTCCTAGAATGAATAATGAAGAAAATGATAATCAAGATCTATTAAAAGAACAATCAGATGAAGAAGCAATTAAAGAATTTCAAGAAAAAATTGATGAGAATCTAGATACAGTACTTCAAAAGAGAAATAAAAAGAAAAAAAAGCAAAGTAAAAAAGAAGAACCGATTAAAGAGGAAGTAACCGAAAGAGAAGAAGATGATAAAGAAATTAAACTAGAAGAAGATACATTAGTTAAGGACGTGACAGAAGATATGGTAAAAGAAGAAGAACATGTAAATAGAGAAGAAGATGTGGAAGAGGAATCTGTAATTCAGGAAGAAGAACCAGCAACTCAAGCAGATGAAGAATCAGTAATTCATACAGAAGAAGAGGATGAAACTACTATCGTTCAGGAAGAAGACCCAATAAATAGGGAAGAAGATGTGGAAGAAGCAAAAGATGTTCACAAGGAAGAGGAAGAAGTTAAACAAGTAGTACAGGAAGAAACGCCTGAGGAGGAAATTTTTCAAACTAATTTACAAGCAACTGTAGCTTCTTTTGATACTGGCTTTATACCTAGAGATAATGATAAGTATACCACTTATAAAATTTTATTAGTTGAAAAAAATGAAACCATAGATGATTTATTGGATTCAAGAAATTTATCAAAATCATTAATCTGTAAAGAATATCAATTCGATGACCAAAAAATTGTATTAAAATTAGAAGATGAAAAATTATAGTCAAGCTCTCATTAATCATATAGAGAGTAATTATAATCTTAAAATTATACAAATCAGCCCAATTAATGAAGTATTAAAGATTAAGACTAACCAAAATCATGTTTATGTATTAAAAAAAGTAAAAAAAAGAGAAATTATCCAGGTTTATTACTTCTTATTATCTCAGAAGTTCACTCATTTTGTTATGCCTGAAAAAACAGTCTATAATCAAATATTTACCAGTTTTGAAAATCAACTGTATTATATGATTCCTTATTTTGATGATATCGATTATCCAATTGACAAGAAATTAATTGATTATATAGATTTATTGAATAAATTACACAAATCTACAACGATTCGGAAACATTTTAATCGACCACAATTTAATAAATTATTTAAAAAAAAGTTAAAACGATTAGATAAGCAGTTTCAACTTTTAGATTTATATATTATTGAATGTGAAAATAAAAAGTATAAATCCATATTTGATTGGACTTATTTAGTGAAGTATAATGAAATAATGTATATAAAAAACATCTTATTAAAACTTCAATCACAGATTGAAAACTTAGTAGATGATATAGATAATTATGATTATTGTATTATTCACAATAATCCATCAATTGATCATTTTATAGTAACAAATGAAAAAAATTATTTAATTAGTTTTGATCATAGTACAATTGGTTTTAAGGTACATGATTATATCAAATTATTTATTGATTATAGTGAATATGAAGTTGATTGGATGACCTTAATTATTAATGATAAAATAACAAATTTTGAGTTTAATTATTTCATTTTTAATGTCCTTTATTATATTGTAAAGAATATAGAAATCACTTTTTTAAGTAATAATAAAAATTTAGAGTCAATTAATACATTGATTCATAATTTATTTGTTTGTGCTAAAGCGATTGAATTGTATCAAAAATATGAATCAGTAAATTCTTCTTCCGAAGAGCAAGAATAAACAGACAATAATAATATGAATAATAAATAAAATAAAATTAATATAAGTAAAACAAAATAACATTAATAGAAATTGATAACAACTTAAAACTATACAATAATTTATAAGACAACATCTCCTACGAAACATAATAGAA from Mycoplasmatota bacterium carries:
- the deoC gene encoding deoxyribose-phosphate aldolase, whose protein sequence is MKLNKFIDHTALKPQTTVQDIVKLCEEAKKYDFKSVCVNPTHIQHAKELLKGTDVLVCTVIGFPLGANTIETKVFETQDAITKGADEIDMVINIGRAKINDFEYIEKEIRSVVESSTGKTVKVILETCLLSDEEIVRCCQAAKDAKAQFVKTSTGFSTGGATVHDIQLMRKTVGELMGVKASGGVRSKKDCLEMIENGATRIGASSGVKIMEDETVSDDTNY
- a CDS encoding DUF177 domain-containing protein yields the protein MKYYINELMKHGTTPFEINESVDFSSIASQHHEIRKMSKVVIAGKGQLSGEDVIFDLNIKCDLILPCALTLEDVKYHMDFDTKEFFTFKEHAKEEDYDYDMTIVKGQTIEIAPVIWQNIIVNIPQRVVSENAYNKMPKEGENWQIVDENNQENKIDPRFSILKDLLKK
- a CDS encoding GGDEF domain-containing protein, whose product is MPLDETIISITYQSLLLFVLIMALSFLYKGKTYTQYYKKSLIILLPVNLVIFLMYFLGISQLLSVFIIIFTLNIIYLGLKNALFLYLFLVLENLLFVSNYTLLIAYLFMILITHFNLNLIKNYRKKITVGYFLSFVFLNAELFLSHLTYDYYVLYNISCFIIWTLIIHLVLFLNKRNRNIVLHKVNLFNDKKTNISNYCCLLNQSLQFLKNKDTNISLILINIDRLKAINKLYGDYCGDQVIKIVANSIKKNVEEYGNVYRLDGDTFCVVSINEKFKMMQTISERIRLEVAIKDLIIDNNKINLSVSIGGYYGKIESKNIDDYIEVAYDSLLNSKYNGRNRVFLNNHMDYYPKVM
- the deoD gene encoding purine-nucleoside phosphorylase encodes the protein MTIPTPHIETKEANLIAETVLLPGDPLRAKFIAENFLEDVKQFNAVRNMFGFTGTYKGKKISVMGSGMGMPSIGIYSYELIHFYGVKNLIRVGSCGAMQPNMKLYDLVFGMSASTNSNYLHQYQLPGTYAPTASFELLQKAVNQAEKFQYPYHVGSILSSDVFYDDDNESWKKWAKMGVLSVEMEAAALYANAARAGVNALTILTVSDSLVTHELTSSAERQTAFTKMMEVALELA
- a CDS encoding P-loop NTPase; the encoded protein is MVSKELLQEKIETLIDPTCNKTLKATGGIRYVGIDEENNKAVMVIALEKKDTNEAKQFKVQLTKLIKLDLGFSGLKLEIEELNSKEKGTVLDKEKKVRYIGIASGKGGVGKSTITANLAVTFAKLGHKVGLIDADIYGPSIPSVMDLDIIHPKGTEDEKIIPFEKFNVEVISTAFFIDDNKPLMWRGPMLHKMLEHFLYDVNWSDDIEYIFVDLPPGTGDVALDIQSLIPQCEMIVVTTPHPTASTIAVKAGFGARQLKHEIIGVIENMSYFSNPENKKHELIFGQGGGEVVAKQLDVPLLGQLEIAQPTTGHHSIYGLDEPNGLVYLSIAKQILQMK
- the rpmF gene encoding 50S ribosomal protein L32, yielding MAVPFRRTSKTAKRKRRSHFKISIPGMVKCPNCGEYVKPHHVCGECGHYNGKEVISVETSE
- a CDS encoding nucleotidyltransferase, with amino-acid sequence MKICGIIVEYNPLHNGHVYHLNQVKKISGCDLLIAVMSGNFVQRGQPSLISKEIRTKLALQAGVDVVVELPYLYAVSHADLFSLGAISILNHCGVDEIIFGSESNDSSTLLELATKIDHPHFNELLKSIMNDGYSYPEACSKALKIITNKNTDLLANDLLGIQYIRNILHINKNIAFKTIKRRKSNYNDQEILHEEIASATSIRKALMKKENVDHVIPDYTKQMLNKTKLHYWNDYFPYLKYQITSQKHALKEIHDINEGIENAMIQHIKKETNYNQFVSSLVSKRYTKGKIQRLLTHVLNHVTKEEVQKWNIWNGPQYVRILGFKEKKTHDIKQLKKTSQVPIITNKNRNNHNLLKIDLRASEIYHLVDCERERKIPIIYPD